From a single Serratia surfactantfaciens genomic region:
- the fliI gene encoding flagellar protein export ATPase FliI, translating to MTARLGRWLSSLDTLEKRIARAPTVRRYGRLTRATGLVLEATGLQLPLGATCLIERHDAGEVQEVESEVVGFNGQRLFLMPLEEVEGIVPGARVYARIAPEGQSAGKQLPLGPALLGRVLDGSAKPLDGLPSPETGYRAPLITAPFNPLQRTPIEQVLDVGVRTINGLLTVGRGQRMGLFAGSGVGKSVLLGMMARYTQADVIVVGLIGERGREVKDFIENILGAEGRARSVVIAAPADVSPLLRMQGAAYATRIAEDFRDRGQHVLLIMDSLTRYAMAQREIALAIGEPPATKGYPPSVFAKLPALVERAGNGISGGGSITAFYTVLTEGDDQQDPIADSARAILDGHVVLSRRLAEAGHYPAIDIEASISRAMTSLIDEEHYRRVRTFKQMLASYQRNRDLISVGAYAAGSDPLLDKAMTLYPQMEAYLQQGIFERSGYDEACQQLQQLIV from the coding sequence ATGACCGCGCGTCTCGGCCGCTGGCTGAGCTCTCTGGATACGCTGGAAAAGCGCATCGCCCGCGCGCCGACGGTGCGTCGTTACGGCCGCCTGACCCGCGCCACCGGGCTGGTGCTCGAGGCCACCGGGCTGCAGTTGCCGCTCGGCGCGACCTGCCTCATCGAACGGCACGACGCCGGTGAGGTGCAGGAAGTGGAAAGCGAAGTGGTCGGCTTCAACGGCCAGCGGCTGTTTCTGATGCCGTTGGAAGAAGTGGAAGGCATCGTGCCAGGCGCGCGGGTTTACGCCCGCATCGCGCCGGAAGGCCAAAGCGCCGGCAAACAGCTGCCGCTCGGCCCGGCGCTGCTGGGCCGCGTACTCGACGGCAGCGCCAAACCGCTCGACGGCCTGCCCTCCCCGGAAACCGGTTACCGCGCGCCGCTGATCACCGCGCCGTTCAACCCCTTGCAGCGCACGCCGATCGAGCAGGTGCTGGACGTGGGAGTGCGCACCATCAACGGCCTGCTGACCGTCGGGCGCGGCCAGCGCATGGGCCTGTTCGCCGGCTCCGGCGTCGGTAAGAGCGTATTGCTCGGCATGATGGCCCGTTATACCCAGGCGGATGTGATCGTCGTTGGCCTGATCGGCGAACGTGGCCGCGAGGTGAAAGACTTTATCGAGAACATTCTCGGTGCCGAAGGCCGCGCGCGCTCGGTAGTGATCGCCGCTCCGGCAGACGTGTCGCCGCTGCTGCGCATGCAGGGAGCGGCCTACGCCACCCGCATCGCCGAAGATTTCCGCGATCGCGGGCAGCACGTGCTGCTGATCATGGACTCCCTCACCCGCTACGCCATGGCGCAGCGTGAGATCGCCCTAGCCATCGGCGAGCCGCCGGCGACCAAAGGCTATCCGCCTTCGGTCTTCGCCAAGCTGCCCGCCCTGGTGGAGCGCGCAGGCAACGGCATCAGTGGCGGTGGCTCCATCACCGCCTTCTATACCGTATTGACCGAAGGGGACGATCAGCAGGACCCGATCGCCGACTCGGCCCGCGCCATACTCGACGGCCATGTGGTGCTGTCGCGCCGCCTGGCGGAGGCCGGCCACTACCCGGCGATCGACATCGAAGCGTCGATCAGCCGCGCCATGACGTCGCTGATCGACGAAGAGCATTATCGCCGGGTTCGCACCTTTAAACAGATGCTGGCCAGCTATCAACGCAACCGCGATCTGATCAGCGTCGGCGCCTACGCGGCAGGCAGCGATCCGTTGCTGGACAAAGCGATGACGCTGTATCCGCAGATGGAAGCCTACCTGCAACAGGGCATCTTTGAACGCAGCGGCTATGATGAAGCCTGTCAACAGCTGCAGCAGTTGATTGTTTAA
- the fliJ gene encoding flagellar export protein FliJ codes for MKSQSPLITLRDLAQDTVEQAAQQLGQVRQAQQAAEQQLSMLLNYQDEYRQKLNHTLCDGMDSSRWQNYQQFIGTLEQAIDQHRQQLLQWGQKVDHAVKQWQDKQQRLNAFETLHTRAMNAEQQQENKRDQKLMDEFAQRSAQRNINP; via the coding sequence ATGAAATCACAGTCACCCCTGATTACCCTACGCGATCTGGCGCAGGATACGGTGGAACAAGCCGCGCAACAGCTGGGCCAGGTACGGCAGGCGCAGCAGGCGGCGGAGCAACAGCTGTCGATGCTGCTCAACTATCAGGACGAATACCGCCAGAAGCTGAATCATACGCTCTGCGACGGCATGGACAGCTCACGCTGGCAAAACTACCAGCAGTTTATCGGCACGCTTGAGCAGGCCATCGACCAGCACCGCCAGCAGCTGCTGCAGTGGGGGCAGAAAGTGGATCACGCGGTGAAGCAATGGCAAGACAAACAACAGCGGCTGAACGCTTTCGAAACCCTGCATACCCGCGCAATGAATGCGGAGCAGCAGCAGGAGAACAAACGGGATCAAAAATTGATGGATGAATTCGCTCAACGCAGCGCACAAAGGAATATCAACCCATGA
- a CDS encoding flagellar hook-length control protein FliK, whose product MNLNALPGLALPGDAGGLTELTSALDESQLSSAFAQLLGARFAPAADGKPQPATLSADDERAPALSRNQLNQLLATFGERGGLLPNLSTSADAPSPEAVEGDAPAAGDKPTQPPIVAAKELDAATLQALYAMLPAAIVAQAQPAEGQQSLPMENADEATALQPGNGLLNIAAAGDKTPARSAAPAAPTVTSVKTPATDGDNATAALTQPATGERASTAQPLPASDAQQPPTLNHAVALAAASPTQTAAPASALVSAPPTPQLNAQLGSPEWQQALNQQVLMFHRNGQQSAELRLHPQELGALQITLKLDDQQAQLHIASAHGQVRAAVEAAMPQLRHALAESGINLGQSSVGGESTPHWQQAQQQASNGQGRSSYAEHHGGEAAAADNVSAPVALQRMASAVNGVDIFA is encoded by the coding sequence ATGAATCTGAACGCCCTGCCCGGCCTGGCCTTACCCGGCGACGCCGGCGGTCTGACCGAACTGACCTCGGCGCTGGACGAAAGCCAGCTGTCGTCCGCTTTTGCCCAGTTGCTCGGCGCGCGTTTCGCGCCCGCCGCCGATGGCAAACCTCAGCCGGCCACGCTGAGCGCGGACGATGAACGTGCCCCGGCCCTGAGCCGCAACCAGCTCAATCAACTGCTGGCCACCTTCGGCGAGCGCGGCGGTCTGTTGCCGAACCTGTCAACCTCAGCCGACGCGCCTTCACCTGAAGCCGTTGAAGGCGATGCGCCCGCCGCCGGCGATAAACCGACGCAGCCGCCGATCGTCGCCGCCAAAGAGCTGGATGCCGCGACGCTGCAGGCGCTGTACGCCATGCTGCCGGCCGCGATCGTCGCCCAGGCGCAACCGGCCGAAGGCCAACAGTCGCTGCCGATGGAAAACGCTGACGAGGCCACTGCGCTGCAGCCGGGCAACGGCCTGCTGAACATCGCGGCGGCCGGTGATAAAACCCCTGCTCGTTCAGCGGCGCCAGCCGCCCCGACGGTGACCAGCGTTAAAACACCGGCCACCGACGGCGATAACGCTACGGCGGCGCTCACGCAGCCGGCTACCGGCGAACGTGCAAGCACCGCGCAACCGCTGCCGGCCAGCGATGCGCAGCAGCCGCCGACGCTCAATCACGCCGTCGCCCTGGCTGCCGCCAGCCCGACGCAAACGGCCGCCCCGGCCAGCGCACTGGTGAGTGCACCGCCTACGCCGCAGCTCAACGCGCAGCTGGGCAGCCCGGAATGGCAGCAGGCGTTGAACCAACAGGTGCTGATGTTCCACCGCAACGGCCAGCAGAGCGCCGAGCTGCGCCTGCACCCGCAGGAACTGGGCGCTTTGCAGATCACGCTGAAACTGGACGACCAGCAGGCGCAGCTGCACATCGCCTCTGCGCACGGCCAGGTGCGTGCGGCGGTGGAAGCGGCGATGCCGCAGCTGCGCCACGCGCTGGCGGAGAGCGGTATCAACCTGGGGCAGAGCAGCGTGGGCGGCGAATCCACGCCGCACTGGCAACAGGCGCAACAGCAGGCTTCCAACGGCCAGGGGCGTTCCAGCTATGCTGAACATCATGGCGGCGAGGCGGCAGCAGCCGACAACGTCAGCGCGCCGGTGGCGCTGCAGCGCATGGCCAGTGCGGTCAACGGCGTCGATATTTTCGCCTGA
- the fliL gene encoding flagellar basal body-associated protein FliL: protein MSQNSLPAAPKRPLLVILLVLISVVACGAAGYSWWLLQQHKNGAEPAAVKEQPPAAPVFMPLDTFTVNLVTPDNNPDRVLYIGLTLRLPDESTRRQLNDFLPEVRSRLLMLLSRQEASQLANEQGKQQLVAQIKDVLSPPLVKGQPKQVVSDVLFTAFILR from the coding sequence ATGTCTCAGAACTCCCTTCCGGCAGCACCGAAACGCCCCCTTCTGGTCATCCTGCTGGTGTTGATCAGCGTCGTCGCCTGTGGCGCCGCGGGTTACAGCTGGTGGCTGCTGCAACAGCATAAAAACGGCGCCGAACCGGCCGCCGTCAAAGAACAACCGCCGGCGGCGCCGGTGTTCATGCCGCTCGACACCTTTACCGTCAATCTGGTGACGCCGGACAACAACCCGGATCGCGTGCTGTACATCGGCCTCACGCTGCGTCTGCCGGACGAAAGTACCCGCCGTCAGCTGAACGATTTTCTGCCGGAAGTGCGCAGCCGTCTGCTGATGCTGCTTTCCCGCCAGGAAGCGAGCCAGCTGGCCAATGAACAAGGGAAGCAACAGTTGGTGGCGCAGATTAAGGATGTGCTCAGCCCGCCGCTGGTTAAGGGACAACCGAAGCAGGTGGTCAGCGACGTGCTGTTCACCGCCTTCATACTGCGGTAA
- the fliM gene encoding flagellar motor switch protein FliM, with protein sequence MGDSILSQAEIDALLNGDSAGDEPEAVVGKESEVKPYDPNTQRRVVRERLHALEIINERFARQFRMGLFNLLRRSPDITVGPIKIQPYHEFARNLPVPTNLNLVHLNPLRGTALFVFAPSLVFIAVDNLFGGDGRFPTKVEGREFTPTEQRVIKRMLRLALDAYGDAWSAIYKIDVEYVRAEMQVKFTNITTSPNDIVVTTPFQVEIGALTGEFNICIPFAMIEPLRELLTNPPLENSRQEDSHWRETLVKQVQHSELELIANFVDIPMRLSKVLKLQPGDVLPIDKPERLIAHVDGVPVLTSQYGTLNGQYALRVEHLINPILNALSEEQPNE encoded by the coding sequence ATGGGCGATAGCATTCTTTCACAGGCAGAGATCGACGCCTTGCTCAACGGCGACAGCGCGGGTGACGAACCCGAAGCGGTGGTCGGCAAAGAGAGCGAGGTCAAGCCTTACGATCCGAACACCCAGCGCCGAGTGGTGCGCGAGCGTCTGCACGCGCTGGAAATCATCAACGAACGTTTTGCCCGGCAGTTCCGCATGGGATTGTTCAACCTGCTGCGCCGCAGCCCGGACATCACCGTCGGCCCGATCAAAATCCAGCCGTATCACGAGTTCGCCCGCAATCTGCCGGTGCCGACCAACCTGAACCTGGTGCATCTGAACCCGCTGCGCGGCACCGCTCTGTTCGTGTTCGCGCCGAGCCTGGTGTTCATCGCCGTCGACAACCTGTTCGGCGGCGACGGCCGCTTCCCGACCAAGGTCGAAGGCCGCGAGTTCACCCCGACCGAACAGCGGGTGATCAAGCGCATGCTGCGCCTGGCGCTGGACGCCTACGGCGACGCCTGGAGCGCCATTTACAAGATCGACGTGGAATACGTGCGCGCCGAAATGCAGGTGAAGTTCACCAATATCACCACCTCGCCGAACGATATCGTGGTCACCACGCCGTTCCAGGTGGAGATCGGCGCGCTGACCGGCGAATTCAACATCTGCATTCCCTTCGCGATGATCGAACCGCTGCGCGAGCTGCTGACCAACCCACCGCTGGAAAACTCGCGGCAGGAAGACAGCCACTGGCGCGAAACGCTGGTGAAGCAGGTGCAGCACTCCGAACTGGAGCTGATCGCCAACTTCGTCGATATCCCGATGCGGCTGTCGAAAGTCCTGAAGCTGCAACCGGGCGATGTACTACCGATAGACAAGCCGGAACGCCTGATCGCCCATGTGGACGGCGTACCGGTTCTGACCAGCCAATACGGCACGTTGAACGGGCAATACGCCCTGCGTGTTGAACATTTGATTAACCCTATTTTGAATGCTCTGAGTGAGGAACAGCCCAATGAGTGA
- the fliN gene encoding flagellar motor switch protein FliN, whose amino-acid sequence MSDPKQPSGEGKESVDDLWADAFNEQQSSEKSGASTEGVFKSLEAQDALGSLQDIDLILDIPVKLTVELGRTKMTIKELLRLSQGSVVALDGLAGEPLDILINGYLIAQGEVVVVADKFGVRITDIITPSERMRRLSR is encoded by the coding sequence ATGAGTGATCCTAAGCAACCGTCTGGCGAAGGAAAGGAATCCGTGGACGATCTGTGGGCTGATGCGTTTAACGAGCAGCAGTCCTCAGAGAAATCCGGCGCGAGCACCGAAGGGGTGTTCAAGTCGCTGGAGGCTCAGGATGCGCTCGGCAGCCTGCAGGATATCGACCTGATCCTGGATATTCCGGTCAAGCTGACCGTGGAACTGGGGCGCACCAAGATGACTATCAAAGAGTTGCTGCGCCTGTCGCAGGGCTCGGTGGTGGCGCTGGACGGCCTGGCCGGCGAACCGCTGGACATCCTGATCAACGGTTACCTGATCGCACAAGGTGAAGTGGTGGTGGTGGCCGACAAGTTCGGCGTGCGCATCACCGACATCATCACCCCGTCCGAACGCATGCGTCGACTGAGCCGCTGA
- the fliO gene encoding flagellar biosynthetic protein FliO: MTAAAPVTVQSTQQPAAPALPAGSVLMQVSSALGGILLLILLAGWLFRRLGFAPQARNNKLLNLRASCQVGQRERVVVVEVDDTLLVLGVTAQQITPLHTLPAPPKDEGETNAATPADFRQLMQKVLKRPEKSA; this comes from the coding sequence ATGACCGCCGCCGCGCCCGTTACCGTGCAAAGCACCCAACAACCCGCCGCGCCGGCCCTGCCGGCCGGTTCGGTGTTGATGCAGGTCAGCAGCGCGCTCGGCGGCATTCTGCTGCTGATCCTGCTGGCCGGTTGGCTGTTCCGTCGGCTGGGGTTCGCCCCGCAGGCGCGCAACAACAAACTGCTCAACCTGCGCGCCAGTTGCCAGGTCGGGCAGCGCGAGCGCGTGGTGGTGGTGGAAGTCGACGACACCCTGCTGGTCTTGGGCGTCACCGCCCAGCAGATCACCCCGCTGCACACCCTGCCCGCCCCGCCGAAAGACGAAGGCGAGACCAACGCGGCAACACCGGCGGACTTCCGCCAACTGATGCAAAAAGTTCTGAAACGCCCGGAAAAATCGGCATGA
- the fliP gene encoding flagellar type III secretion system pore protein FliP (The bacterial flagellar biogenesis protein FliP forms a type III secretion system (T3SS)-type pore required for flagellar assembly.), with amino-acid sequence MTSTLHTLVRRPAVWLPAALLLISPAAFAQLPGLISQPLANGGQSWSLPVQTLVLLTSLTFLPAMLLMMTSFTRIIIVLGLLRNALGTPSAPPNQVMLGLALFLTFFIMSPVFDKVYQDAYLPFSQDKIGLEVALDKGAQPLREFMLRQTRETDLALYARLANQPPLAGPEAVPMRILLPAYVTSELKTAFQIGFTVFIPFLIIDLVVASVLMALGMMMVPPATISLPFKLMLFVLVDGWQLLLGSLAQSFYS; translated from the coding sequence ATGACCTCGACTCTTCATACCCTCGTCCGCCGTCCGGCGGTTTGGCTCCCTGCCGCCCTGCTGCTGATCAGCCCGGCGGCTTTTGCACAACTGCCGGGGCTGATCAGCCAGCCGCTGGCCAACGGCGGCCAAAGCTGGTCGCTGCCGGTGCAGACGCTGGTGCTGTTGACCTCGCTGACCTTCTTGCCCGCCATGTTGCTGATGATGACCAGCTTCACCCGCATCATCATCGTGCTCGGGCTGCTGCGCAATGCGCTGGGCACGCCGTCAGCGCCGCCGAACCAGGTGATGCTGGGGCTGGCGCTGTTCCTGACCTTCTTCATCATGTCGCCGGTGTTCGACAAGGTCTATCAGGACGCCTACCTGCCGTTCAGCCAGGACAAGATCGGACTGGAGGTCGCGCTGGATAAAGGCGCGCAGCCGCTGCGCGAATTCATGCTGCGCCAAACGCGCGAAACCGATCTCGCGCTGTACGCCAGGCTGGCCAATCAGCCCCCGCTGGCCGGCCCGGAAGCGGTGCCGATGCGCATCTTGCTGCCCGCCTACGTCACCAGCGAACTGAAAACCGCCTTCCAGATCGGCTTTACGGTGTTTATTCCGTTCCTGATTATCGATCTGGTGGTCGCCAGCGTATTGATGGCGCTGGGGATGATGATGGTGCCGCCGGCGACCATCTCGCTACCGTTCAAGCTGATGCTGTTCGTGCTGGTCGATGGCTGGCAGCTGCTGCTCGGCTCGCTGGCGCAGAGCTTCTATTCGTAA
- the fliQ gene encoding flagellar biosynthesis protein FliQ — translation MTPESVMALGTEAMKVALALAAPLLLAALISGLVVSLLQAATQINEMTLSFIPKILAVVATIIIAGPWMLNLLLDYMRTLFSNLPTLIG, via the coding sequence ATGACACCTGAATCGGTTATGGCGCTCGGCACCGAGGCGATGAAAGTGGCGCTGGCGCTGGCCGCCCCGCTGCTGCTGGCAGCGCTCATCAGCGGCCTGGTAGTCAGCCTGCTGCAGGCCGCCACCCAGATCAACGAAATGACGCTGTCGTTCATCCCCAAAATTCTGGCGGTGGTGGCCACCATCATCATCGCCGGCCCCTGGATGCTGAACCTGTTGCTGGACTACATGCGCACCCTGTTCAGCAACCTGCCTACCCTGATCGGCTGA
- the fliR gene encoding flagellar biosynthetic protein FliR: protein MLTFDSAQLTVWLSHYFWPLLRILALISTAPIFSEKQISKKVKIGLGGLIVILIAPTLPASNIPIFSAAGLWLAIQQILIGVALGLTMQFAFAAVRLAGEVIGMQMGLSFATFFDPSGGPNMPVLARLLNLLAMLLFLSFNGHLWLISLLADSFHTLPIQTQPLNGNGFLVLTQVGSLIFINGMMLALPLICLLLTLNMALGLLNRMTPQLSVFVIGFPVTMTFGIMTLGMMMPMLAPFCEHLFGEIFDRLAAVIGGMTF from the coding sequence GTGCTCACTTTCGACAGCGCCCAGCTCACCGTCTGGCTCAGCCACTATTTTTGGCCGCTGCTGCGCATTCTGGCACTGATCAGCACCGCGCCGATATTCAGCGAAAAGCAAATCAGCAAAAAGGTCAAAATCGGCCTTGGCGGGCTGATCGTCATCCTGATCGCGCCGACGCTGCCTGCCAGCAATATTCCGATCTTCTCCGCTGCCGGCCTGTGGCTGGCGATTCAACAGATTCTGATCGGCGTGGCGCTGGGGTTGACCATGCAGTTCGCCTTCGCGGCGGTGCGCCTGGCGGGCGAAGTGATCGGCATGCAGATGGGCCTGTCGTTCGCCACCTTCTTCGATCCCAGCGGAGGCCCGAACATGCCGGTGCTGGCGCGCCTGCTCAATCTGCTGGCGATGCTGCTGTTCCTCAGCTTCAACGGCCATCTGTGGCTGATTTCGCTGCTGGCTGACAGCTTCCACACCCTGCCTATCCAAACGCAGCCGCTGAACGGCAACGGCTTCCTGGTGCTGACCCAGGTCGGATCGCTGATCTTCATCAATGGCATGATGCTGGCGCTGCCGCTGATCTGCCTGCTGTTAACGCTGAACATGGCGCTCGGGCTGCTCAACCGCATGACGCCGCAGCTGTCGGTGTTCGTGATCGGCTTCCCGGTCACCATGACCTTCGGCATCATGACGCTGGGCATGATGATGCCGATGCTGGCGCCATTCTGCGAGCACCTGTTTGGTGAGATATTCGATCGTCTGGCGGCGGTGATCGGCGGCATGACCTTCTGA
- the sra gene encoding stationary-phase-induced ribosome-associated protein: protein MIKAKSNRKARRLFGLTHWKSNKFRVSFTETSDGGKWKVVKKKK, encoded by the coding sequence ATGATTAAAGCGAAAAGCAACCGCAAGGCACGCCGATTATTCGGCTTGACCCACTGGAAAAGCAACAAGTTTAGAGTTTCCTTCACCGAGACCAGCGATGGCGGAAAATGGAAAGTGGTGAAGAAAAAGAAATAA
- the flgL gene encoding flagellar hook-associated protein FlgL, translating to MRMSTSMMYQQNMSGITGNQSLFMKAAEQLSSGKRVINPSDDPLAASRAVMLSQSQAENSQYTLARTFARQSVSMEETVLAGATSTIADMKALIVNAGGTESDNDRQSLATQLQGLKDQLLNQANSTDGNGRYMFGGYVNDKAPFVDNGGTVSYQGGDKTVEQKVDANRTMTIGHTGNAVFMSLTSNPKPEPDGSAPVSNVFESIDIALNALKTPLQGADEATKQQVNDALAKANRGLDNSYNNVLSVRAELGSQLQEMDQLDSIGKERDMTNQIQMSALTDADLAESISSYFMQQAALQASYKTFSDMQGMSLFQMNR from the coding sequence ATGCGCATGAGCACCAGCATGATGTACCAACAGAACATGAGCGGCATCACGGGCAACCAGTCGCTGTTCATGAAGGCCGCCGAGCAGCTTTCCTCCGGCAAGCGGGTGATCAACCCGTCCGACGATCCGCTGGCGGCGTCGCGCGCGGTGATGTTGTCGCAATCGCAGGCGGAAAACAGCCAATACACGCTGGCGCGCACCTTCGCGCGTCAGAGCGTGTCGATGGAAGAAACGGTCTTGGCCGGCGCGACCTCCACCATCGCGGACATGAAGGCGCTGATCGTCAATGCCGGCGGCACCGAAAGCGATAACGACCGCCAGTCGTTGGCCACCCAACTGCAGGGGCTGAAAGATCAGCTGCTGAACCAGGCCAACAGCACCGACGGCAACGGCCGCTATATGTTCGGCGGATACGTGAACGACAAGGCGCCGTTCGTCGACAACGGCGGCACCGTCAGCTATCAGGGGGGCGACAAGACGGTTGAGCAGAAAGTGGACGCCAACCGCACCATGACCATCGGCCATACCGGCAACGCGGTGTTCATGTCATTGACCAGCAACCCGAAGCCTGAGCCGGACGGCAGCGCGCCGGTCAGCAACGTTTTCGAGAGCATCGACATCGCGCTGAATGCGCTGAAAACGCCGCTGCAGGGCGCCGACGAGGCTACCAAACAGCAGGTGAACGATGCGTTGGCGAAAGCCAACCGCGGCCTGGACAACTCCTACAACAACGTGTTGAGCGTGCGTGCCGAGCTGGGCAGCCAGCTGCAGGAGATGGATCAGCTGGACAGCATCGGTAAAGAGCGTGACATGACCAACCAGATCCAGATGAGCGCGTTGACGGATGCCGACTTGGCCGAGTCTATCTCGTCTTACTTCATGCAGCAGGCGGCGCTGCAGGCGTCGTACAAAACCTTCAGCGATATGCAGGGCATGTCGCTGTTCCAGATGAATCGTTAA
- the flgK gene encoding flagellar hook-associated protein FlgK translates to MSNSLINTAMSGLNAAQVALSTVSNNISNYNVAGYNRQTAILAQNGGMATMSGFIGNGVTVTSVNREYNQFITNQLRSSQSAFGAQNAYYEKISQIDNLLASKTNPLSANMQDFFTNLQNLVSNAGDDAARQTVLGKANGLVNQFNNTDKFLRDMDSGVNQQISDTAQQINSYSQQIAKLNDEITRLRGSAAGEPNALLDQRDQLVTELNQLVGVQVTQQDGDAYTVSFANGLTLVQGSNTYQVEAMPSSSDPSRLTIGYNRGNGASEVPEGQITSGSLSGVLKFRSETLDGVRNQLGQLALAMADSFNQQHRAGFDLNGDAGGDFFSFSGGRVVDNTRNTGDASLSVAYTDTGKVKANDYRVEFDGSNWQVSRLPDNVKVNATPGTSADGKPTLNFDGLEVSIDGNAKAKDSFTVKPVSDVAGNLKVAITDSSKIAAAGKDDSGRGDNENAKKLLDLQTKNLVDGKATLSGAYAGIVSGVGNQTAAAKAIATSQAKIVKQLGEQQQSLSGVNLDEEYGELLRFQQYYMANAQVIQTASSLFDALLNIR, encoded by the coding sequence ATGTCCAATAGCTTAATCAATACCGCGATGAGCGGGCTGAATGCGGCTCAGGTGGCGCTCAGTACCGTCAGCAACAACATCTCCAACTATAACGTGGCGGGCTACAACCGCCAGACTGCGATCTTGGCGCAGAATGGCGGCATGGCCACCATGAGCGGCTTCATCGGCAACGGCGTGACCGTCACCAGCGTCAACCGTGAATACAACCAGTTCATCACCAATCAGCTGCGCAGTTCACAGAGCGCGTTCGGGGCGCAAAACGCCTATTACGAGAAGATTTCGCAGATCGACAATCTGTTGGCGAGCAAAACCAACCCGCTGTCGGCCAACATGCAGGACTTCTTCACCAATCTGCAAAACCTGGTGAGCAACGCCGGCGACGACGCCGCACGTCAGACCGTGCTGGGCAAGGCCAATGGCCTGGTTAACCAGTTCAATAACACCGACAAGTTCCTGCGCGACATGGACAGCGGCGTTAATCAGCAGATCAGCGATACGGCGCAGCAGATCAACAGCTACAGCCAACAGATCGCCAAGCTGAATGACGAGATCACCCGCCTGCGCGGCAGCGCCGCCGGTGAACCGAACGCGTTGCTGGATCAGCGTGACCAACTGGTCACCGAGCTGAACCAGTTGGTGGGGGTTCAGGTCACGCAGCAGGATGGCGACGCGTATACCGTCTCCTTCGCCAACGGTTTGACCCTGGTGCAGGGCAGCAATACCTATCAGGTGGAGGCGATGCCTTCCAGCAGCGATCCTTCCCGTTTGACTATCGGTTACAACCGCGGCAACGGTGCCAGCGAAGTGCCGGAAGGGCAAATCACCAGCGGCAGTCTGAGTGGCGTGCTGAAATTCCGCAGCGAAACGCTGGACGGCGTGCGCAATCAGCTGGGGCAGTTGGCACTGGCGATGGCGGACAGCTTTAACCAGCAGCATCGCGCAGGCTTCGATCTGAACGGCGACGCGGGCGGCGACTTCTTCAGCTTCAGCGGCGGTCGGGTCGTGGATAATACCCGCAACACCGGCGACGCTTCGCTGTCGGTGGCTTACACCGACACCGGCAAAGTGAAGGCCAACGATTATCGCGTCGAGTTCGACGGCAGCAACTGGCAGGTCAGCCGCCTGCCGGACAACGTAAAAGTCAACGCCACGCCGGGCACCAGTGCCGACGGCAAACCGACGCTGAACTTCGACGGCCTGGAAGTGAGCATCGACGGCAATGCGAAAGCCAAAGACAGCTTCACCGTGAAGCCGGTCAGCGACGTGGCGGGCAACCTGAAAGTCGCCATCACCGACTCGTCCAAGATCGCCGCCGCCGGTAAAGACGACAGCGGCCGCGGCGATAACGAAAACGCCAAGAAGCTGCTGGATCTGCAAACCAAGAATCTGGTGGACGGTAAGGCGACCCTGAGCGGCGCTTACGCCGGCATCGTCAGTGGCGTGGGCAACCAGACCGCCGCCGCTAAGGCGATCGCGACCTCGCAGGCCAAGATCGTCAAGCAACTGGGTGAGCAACAGCAATCGCTGTCAGGGGTTAACCTCGACGAAGAATACGGTGAGCTGCTGCGCTTCCAGCAGTACTACATGGCCAACGCGCAGGTCATTCAGACCGCCAGCTCGCTGTTCGATGCGTTGCTGAATATTCGTTGA